A region of the Muricauda sp. MAR_2010_75 genome:
AGCTTTGATCAATCCTAAATTCCCCTCATTGATCAAATCGGGGAGGGTCAATCCTTGGTTTTGGTACTGCTTTGCAACAGAAACCACGAATCTGAGGTTGGCTTTGGTTAATTTTTCCAAGGCTACTTGGTCTCCCGCTTTAATACGCTGGGCCAATTCCACTTCCTCATCGGCGGTGATCAAATCCACCTTACCAATTTCCTGCAAGTACTTGTCCAACGATGCGGTTTCCCTGTTGGTAACCTGTTTTGTAATCTTTAACTGTCTCATCTAATTTTCCCTTCAAATTAAGTTTTTGAACCGAAGCTCATTAGTTTATACGTTGAAAAAACCAAAATGTTACAATTTGATAAAATTAATTTGTAAATAATTTCCTTAAAAACAGAAAACCCCGGGATTCCCCGGGGTTCTTAGCATATAAACTTGAAAGACAGTTAATCCCTTCTGGGTTTTCTATCCCTGTCTCTATTTCCACCTCTACGGTCACCACCGCCTCTGCGATCACCACCTCGGTCATTGCTTCGAGATCGTTCTTGGTATCCTTCGGGTTTTGGCAACAAGGCTTTTCTGGAAACCTTTTCCTTGCGGGTCTTGGGGTCTATACCGAAGTATTTCACATCGATGACATCGCCCATGTTAACCACATCGGTAACGTTTTCAGTACGTTCCCAAGCCAATTCAGAAACGTGCAATAGCACTTCGTTTCCAGGAGCATCAACGTATTCCACAACAGCACCAAAATCCAATATTTTGATAACTTTTACTTCGTAAACACTACCTACTTCAGGCTTGAACATTAAGGAATCAATTTTGGCCAATACCGCATTGATACCATCCTGATCTGTACCCAAAATCTCCACAATACCTTCTTCAGTATCCGGGTCTTCATTGATGACAATGGTTGTTTTGGTTGTTTTTTGAAGCTCTTGAATAACCTCTCCACCTTTACCAATAAGTGCTCCAATATATTCTCCAGGAATGATTTTGGTAACAATTTTTGGTGCGTAGGATTTCACCTCAGGTCTTGGTTCAGCGATAGTGTCGGTCAATTCTTTTAGGATATGCATCCTACCCTCATTGGCCTGCATCAAGGCTTTTACCAAGATCTCATAGGAAAGACCTTTTACTTTAATGTCCATTTGGCAAGCGGTGATACCATCTGCGGTACCCGTTACCTTAAAATCCATGTCACCCAAGTGATCTTCATCACCCAAAATATCCGAAAGAACGGCATATTTGCCGGTTTCGGTATCGGTGATCAATCCCATGGCAATACCAGATACTGGTTTTTTCAATTGAACCCCGGCATCCATCAACGCCATGGTTCCGGAACAAACGGTGGCCATGGAAGAGGAACCGTTGGATTCCAATACTTCGGAAACCACACGAACGGTATATGGACAATCCTCTGGAATCATGCCCTTAAGTGCACGTTGGGCCAAGTTTCCGTGACCCACTTCCCTACGGGAGGTACCACGAATAGGTCTTGCTTCCCCAGTTGAAAAAGGAGGGAAGTTGTAGTGCAAATAGAAGGTTTCTTCACCTTCAAACGACGGCATATCAATTTGATTGGCTTCACGGGAAGTACCTAAAGTTACCGTTGCCAATGCTTGTGTTTCCCCTCTGGTGAAGATGGCCGATCCATGTACGGATGGCAAATAATCCACTTCACACCAAATAGGGCGAATTTCATTGGTTTTCCTACCATCCAATCGAAGACCTTCCTCTAAAGTAAGGTTACGAACGGCCTCTTTTTCGGCTTTGTGATAGTACTTGGAAACCAATCCACCGATTTCCTCCAGCTCTTCTTCAGAAAAACTTTCCTTGATTTCTTCCTTGATGGCAGCAAAAGCTTCGCTGCGCTCTTTTTTGGAAGAACCGGCCTTGGCCACTTCGTAGACCTTATCATAGGCCATATCGTGGATTTTCTTCTGAAGATCTTCGTCCTCAGTTTCTAGCTCGTACTCTCTGGTTTCTTTCTTGCCAAAGGCTTCGGCCAATTTCACCTGTGCGGCACATTGTACTTTAATGGCCTCATGGGCGAACTTGATGGCTTCAACCATTTCCTCCTCGGAAATTTCACTCATTTCACCTTCAACCATCATTACTGAATCGGCAGAAGCACCGATTACCATATCAATATCCGATTCTTCCAGTTGGGCACGGGTTGGGTTGATGATCAACTGACCGTCAACTCGACCTACACGAACCTCAGATATGGGACATTCAAAAGGAAGGTCGGACAATTGAATGGCAGCCGAAGCAGCCAATCCGGCCATTGCATCGGGCATTACTTCGTCGTCGTGCGACATCAATTGAATCATCACCTGAGTTTCAGCATGATAATCTTTTGGGAATAATGGGCGCAATACCCTGTCCACCAAACGCATGGTCAAGACCTCGCCATCGCTGGGTCTGGCCTCACGTTTAAAGAATCCGCCGGGATAACGCCCAGCAGCGGCAAATTTTTCACGATAATCCACGGTAAGTGGCAAAAAGTCCACATCCGAAGCTTGATAATTGGAGACAACGGTACATAATAACATACACTTGCCTGATTGGACAACCACAGAACCATGGGCCTGTTTTGCCAATTTTCCGGTTTCGATAGAGATTTCCCTACCGTCACCGAGGTCAATGACCTCTTTAAAAGTTTTTGGAATCATACAAATAATCTTACCCGCGTAAAATATGCGGGTTGTTAAACATTTGGTCTACCGCCATCCGGGCGGTCGGGTTGTGTTGTTGTTGTGTGTGCCTTTCGGCACTGACCAATGAAAAACTATATGAAGCTTTTTGTGTTTGCCCAATTTGCAGCTTGGGACTTAGTGGTGTTGGAGCTCGTCCAACCAAAACAAAAGGGAAGCCAAAGCCTCCCCTTTATTTTTATTTTCTAATATTCAATTCCTTGATCAAGGAACGATATTTTTCAATGTCTTTTTTCTTTAGGTAATCCAAAAGACTACGTCTTTTACCTACCAAAGCCACCAAAGAACGTTCAGTGTTGTAATCCTTGTGGTTCCTTTTAAGGTGTTCTGTTAAGTGGTTGATACGGTGTGTGAACAATGCAATTTGACCTTCCGTAGAACCGGTGTTGCTCTCAGAGCCGCCGTGTTTTTTGAAAATCTCGGCTTTTACTTCTTTCGTTAAATACATTCCAATATTTATTTAAATGATTTTTATGTATTGATTGACCTTCAATCAGCGCGCAAAGATAGGTCTTTTTTTGAATTGAAAAGAGCAATGAACCAAACTTTTGAGGCCGGTATATTGTATTTGCACATTTTATAAAACAAAAAAGCCCCAGTTATTGGGGCTCTTATTAGTTTCTTATGGGTTGATTGGTAATCAAATCGATATAGAGATTGACTTTCTTTTTCAAATCCCTTCGGTGAACGATAAAATCCAAGAACCCGTGCTCTTTCAAAAATTCAGAGGTCTGGAAACCTTCTGGAAGGTCTTTTCCAACGGTATCTTTTACAATTCTGGGTCCGGCAAAACCGATCAGTGCTCCTGGTTCAGCAATGTTGATGTCCCCCAGCATGGCATAGGAGGCAGTTGTTCCCCCGGTTGTTGGATCGGTACACAATGAAATGTATGGAATTTTGGCCTCTGCCAATTGCGCCAATTTTGCTGATGTCTTTGCCAATTGCATTAGGGAAAGTGCAGCTTCCATCATTCGGGCACCTCCTGACTTTGAAATCATCAAGAATGGGATTTTTTTCTTTTTGGCCACATCAATGGCCCTAGAAATCTTTTCACCCACAACACTTCCCATGGAACCACCAATAAAATTAAAGTCCATACAGGCAATAACAATGTCCTTGCCCATGGATTTTCCCACGGCGGTGCGGACAGCATCCTTTAATCCCGTTTTTTGTTGCACGGTCTTTAAGCGTTCCGAGTATTTTTTGGTGTCCACAAATTTCAAGGGATCCTTGGAAGTCATGTTTTCATCCAATTCCTTGAACTTATTGTCATCAAATAGAATTTCAAAGTACTCCTTGCTCCCTATTCTAACATGGTAATCATCCTCGGGACTTACATAGAAATTTTTGGCAAGGTCTTCAGATTCAACAATTTTTCCAGTGGGGGATTTATACCATAACCCCTTGGGGGTATCTTTTTTTTCCTCCGTGGCGGTCTGTATTCCTTTTTCCTTTCTTTTAAACCAAGACGACATGCAATCAAAATTAAATTAAACGAAGGTTTACAAGGTATTGACGTTATTCAAATCTTCAAAGGCCTTTTTTAGGCGTGCCACAAAAGTTTTTTCACCTTCTCTGAGCCAAACCCTTGGGTCGTAGAATTTTTTGTTGGGCTGATCATCTCCATCAGGGTTTCCTATTTGGGCCTGAAGGTAATCCGCTTTTCCTTGGATGTAATCACGAACACCTTCCAAGAATGCATATTGCAAATCGGTATCGATATTCATTTTAATGACACCGTATCCGATGGCTTCCCTGATTTCCTCCAAAGTGGAACCCGAACCGCCGTGGAACACAAAATCGATATGATTGTACCCCACACCGTATTTTTCGGATACGAATTCTTGGGAATTCTTCAAGATTTTTGGCGTCAATTTTACGTTTCCTGGCTTATACACACCGTGTACGTTTCCAAAAGCAGCGGCCACGGTAAATCTGTGACTGATTTTGGAAAGTTCTTCGTAGGCATAGGCCACTTCTTCGGGCTGGGTGTACAGTTTTGAATCGTCAATATCGGTATTGTCCACACCGTCTTCTTCACCACCGGTGACACCCAATTCAATTTCCAAGGTCATACCCATTTTGCTCATACGCTCCAAGTATCCTTTGCAGATTTCAATGTTCTCCTCAATGGGTTCTTCAGACAAATCGATCATGTGTGAACTGAACAACGGTTTTCCAGTAGCTTTAAAATGTGCTTCACTGGCATCCAAAAGCCCATCAATCCAAGGCAATAGTTTTTTGGCACAGTGATCGGTATGCAAAATCACGGTGGCTCCATAAGCTTCAGCCAATTGGTGCACATGCTTGGCACCTGCCACGGCTCCCAAAATGGCAGCTTTTTGGTTTTCGTTGGAAAGTCCCTTTCCTGCATTGAACTGTGCTCCTCCGTTTGAAAATTGAATGATAACAGGGGAATTCAATGAAGCAGCGGTCTCCATTACGGCATTTGTGGTATTGGACCCAACCACGTTTACGGCTGGAAGGGCATATCCGTTTTCCTTGGCATGTTTAAAAATCGCTTGAACTTCATCGCCCGTAGCAACGCCTGGCTTAATATTGTGGGACATAGTTTAAGATGGTTTTCGAGTTAAATTAGGCCACAAAAGTAATAAAATAATTCCTCTAGAAAGGATAATTGATCCCGATATTGAAGACAGCTTTCCTGAGGTTGTAATCACTGAACCAACGATCCGAACCTTCTTCAGCGGGATTGTAGGTCTTAAACCCAACATCCAGCCTAAAGACAAAATAGGTAAAATCGTAGCGCAGTCCCAAACCAGAGCCCAGTGCCAAATCCCCAAGGGATGAAAAGTCAGTAAAAATGGCATCGGGATTCTTTTCACTGTCGAAAACGTTCCAAATATTGCCTGCATCGGCAAAAAGGGCTCCTTTTACATCACCGGCTATGGGGAAACGATACTCCACATTAAAGGCGAGCTTAAGATTGGCCTCGTTAAAGTCGTTGATGTTGTTGGTTTTTCCTGGTCCCAATTCGTAGGCATTCCAAGCTCTGTTGTCGTTGGAACCCCCTGCAAAGTAACTTCGCACAAAGGGGATGTTATTGGAGTTTCCGTAGGGAACGGCCATGCCCAAGAAGCTCCTGAAGGCTATTACTTGGGAATCGCCCACTTGCCAATGTCTTATATAATCAAGTTCGGTTTTTACATATTGGGAAAAAGGAACACCAAAAACCAGGAGTTGTCCATCATCATTTTCATTATAAGGAATGGCATTGGCGATCAAGGAAAGCATATTTCCAGCGCTTTCCAATTTTATTCGGTACTGGTAAAAATCCAAATCATTGATGTCTGACTTGCTGTTTTTGGTATGGGTAAAGTTTGTGGCAAAGATGAGATTGTTCTCGGTAAGGCGCCTTCTGCGCTCCTCGATGCTGTTTACCTCATCAAGTTGATCTTCGGATACGGGAATTTCATTGCCTAGAACGGCCTGTACAAAGCCATTGGCACCTTCAGGAATAATCAAGCGAAGCGGATCGGTTTCATTGTCTGAATATTCAAAATAGGAAGCATATTCGGGATTGTCCTGAAAATCGTCCGCAAGGTCATCCAAATTGGAAAAAGTGTTTCGGTATACATTATAGAAATTGTCCGGGTTTACATTCCGTACAAACTCCACGTTCAATAGTTCCAAGTTGTTTCTTAACCTAGTGGTGGGCGACCAGTTATAGGAAAGGATGGAATTCAAGGATTGTTTGTCCAAACCAATGTTCCGTTGAAAGTTGGTACCCGCCAACAGCCTACTTTGGGGCAGCATGTAATAGGGGATGATCTTTTCTGTGTTGAAGGGAAACCAAATTCTGGGAAAGGTGATGTTTACATCACCACCTAGTTCTGAAGTAAATGTTTCATTGGATAGGGATGCATCACTCAATAAGCCAATGGATCCCCTGGCAGAAATGTTCAAAGTTTCTGCCCCTCCAAAGACGTTTCTAGTAATGACCGAGGTGCTGAACGCCGTCCCCACCTGCTGAATGTTGGAGTGGGTCACATCAAAATTCATGTTTAATGAAAACTTGGGCCTAGGAGCCAGATAGATATTTGAGATCAATTGGGCTTGGGTCGTATCCGGGATAAACTCAATGTTGGGATACTTAAAAGTGTTCAGGTTGGTAATCTGCCGGTAGGTTCGAATCCTGTCCAAATCTCTGTAGATACTATCTTTTTCAAAGAAGATGGCATCTGTTAAGGCCTTGGGTCTATATCTAAGTTTTTCCTTATAGTAAATGGTGTAGTTTTCGTATTCCACAGAATTTAAGGAGTCCACTTCATCCCCAAACAAATAGTCAGAATAGATGTTGATTTTTTTAAGGCGGTGGATGCGGTAAGGATCGGTAGTGTCCGTACTATCTGCGGAGCTCCTAAACTTTCTTATGTTGAGCTGTACATCCATCAACTGGTCATCCGATACCAGTGTAGTATCCCTTAAAATGTCATAGTTGATTGAACTTTCCTGAAAGTTGTATACTCCTGAGTTTCGGAACAAGTTTGTCAGTCGTTCACGTTCCAGGGTAAAGTTGTCCAAATCAAATTGTTCTCCTTTTTTTACAAAAGAACTCCTTGAAGAAATAGTGTAAATGGAATCCAGTTCGGGAGAGCTTATGTTTTTTTGAACAGTGTCTATGATAAAGGGTTTCCCCAAAGTCACTTCATAGTCCAATTCGGCTCTTTTCTTTCTTTTTCCATCCACAATGGTATATGAAGCCGAGTTGTTAAAATAGCCCTTGCTATTGTAATAGGCCTCTAATCTATTTACGGATTTATTGGTTAGGGAGGTGTCTATGACCACGGGAGGTTCCCCGATTCGTTTCAAAAACTCACTATATCCCTTTACCATAAAGGACTCTTGCAACCTATTGACCTGTTTCTTGGAAAGCAGGTTATTGAGTCTTTTTTCGCGTTTTTCCTTTCGGTACAGCCAATTCTGAAAAGAAGAATCTGGATTTTCCTTGGCCAGGTTGTACAGGTTCAGTCGAAGGGGGTATCCTAGAACGCTACTATTGGGTTTTTGCGAAATAAGACCTTTGATCTCACTGTCCGTAACCTTTTCACCATCTACCCGAATGTTGTTTTTGGTGAGCAATAACTCATCCTCACCAACCTTTTTAAGGGTGTTGCAACCAGCAGTGGTCAATATAAGCAACAATAATCCTATTTTTGCCCAGTTGCACAATAGACGTAAAGAACCCTTCATAGACGCCAAAAATACACGATTTAGATGGTTACGAAAAACCAAATTAAGCTAGTTGTAAGCCTAAAGCAAAAAAAGTACCGATCTCAACATGGCCTGTTTGTGGTGGAAGGCGAAAAAACGGTAAATGAGCTATTGCAATGGGGGTTGAAACCTTTTAAATTGTTTGTTGATGATTCGCTGAATGCGGAAGGTTTTAAAGGATACGAGCTGGTTTCCAAAACCCTATTGAAACAAATGAGCAGTTTAACCAATCCCAGTGGGGTGTTGGGGGTTTTCTTTATGCCCGAGGCCAAAAAAAATGAAGATTCCGATTGGATGGTGGCCTTGGATGCGGTACGAGACCCGGGAAATTTGGGAACCATAATCCGATTGTGCGATTGGTTTGGGGTAAAACAATTGATTTGTTCCGAAGATACAGTGGACTGCTATAATCCAAAAGTGCTTCAGGCCACTATGGGGTCCATTGCCAGGGTAAACATAATTTATACAAACCTTGAAGCGTATTTAAAAAATACAACAGTATCGGTTTACGGTGCTTTTATGGATGGGGAACCTGTATATGACCAAAAACTTCCTTCAAACGGAATTTTAGTGATGGGCAATGAGGCCAACGGGATTTCCAAAGAGGTCAGTGCGTTGATTACGGAGCGTATTTCAATTCCACAATTTGGAGAAATTACCACGGAAAGCCTTAACGTGGCCACGGCCACGGCCATTCTTCTGAATGAGGTTAGAAGATAGTTTATTTTGGACTTTGGCTCATTTTTATCTTCCAGTATGGTTCCGTTTAATTCATTTTAGTCTATTCCGTGCTTGGCCACTTCCATGCCAATCTGATAATCAGAAACAGTAAAATCAATTCCAATAACTCATAAAACCGCCAATAAAACCACAAGTCTTGCTCGCCTATGAACTGTGTGGCGATAAGTACAAGAATATGGAACATGCCTATGATGATGTTCACAAGACGATTTGCCCGCGCTTTTAAAGTTACACAAAGTAATACCATGAGGCCGGGAAGCACCATTAGAATAGCCGCTCCCAATAAGATAGGCTGTGTAAAACGCATCCCTTGAGAGTACCCTTCTGCCAGTTCCTTGACATGCCCCGGCTGATACAGAGACAATATATCGTTATAGATATATAAGAACATCAATGCTATCCAAAACAGGGCAAGCCTGATCTTTACATTTATCTTAGGGTCTATTAACATGCTGGCATTCTTTTGTGGTTTTGTTTATTTGATCTTTGAGCCAACAATTTTATTCAAACGTAAAATTGATAAAAATTCCCCGGGTACGCATGGCATTGATGTTTCCAGTCCAAGGACTGTTTGGGTCATCATCCGGAACCAACTCATCGGAAAGGGCAAAAACGCCACGGATGGAAGGTGTGAACTTAAAGTATTCGGTGTAAAAATCGATACCAAAGCCCAACTCATAGCCATAAACGTTCTTTTTCATTCTGAATTCTCCACTACTGTTATCGTCCAAACTGTCTTCTTTGCTTCCCAAATTCAGGGAAGTGTACACACCCCCAATAATGAAAGGTTTCCAATTGCCAAAACGCTTGGTGCTGGCTTTGAGGAGCAAAGGAAATCGAATATATGTGGAGCGCACCTCTCTAAGCGCATCAGCCTGATCCGTAAACCCTGGAAAGCCCAAAGTTCTTGCGGTGTAGAGCAGTCCTGGCTCAAAACGGGTATCCAAAAATTCGTTGATGCGCATTTCGCCTATCAATCCCACATTGAATCCAAAGCTTTTGTCGACCAAGACATCCCTGCCGATATCATTTTTGTATTCAAATTGAAAATCGTATTGGTTGAAACCCAGGTAATACCCCCAATTCAAGAACCTCTTGTCCTCATTCTGAAGATTGAGAATACGGTCATCGGATAACTGGGCCAAGGAAGTTGAGCATGCCAATACCAGCAAACTGAACAGAAGAAAGACGTTTTTCATTAAACTATTTTGTCGCGACATAAATGGAGGCCACTCCAAATGTCTGGGGTTTGTTCTCTATTCCTATAAACCCAGTTTTGGCCAAAATATTGTTGAAAGCCTCGCCGTGGGGGAAAACAGATGCAGATTCACTCAAATACCTGTAGGCCGAACGGTCTTTGGAGAACAATTTCCCGATTGTGGGAAGAATGTAGTTGCAATACAAACGATAACCTTGCTTAAATGGTGTTTTGGTGGGCACGGAAGTCTCCAGGACCATAAAAGTCCCCGTTGGCTTTAATACCCTATAAATTTCTGCGAGCCCTTTTTCAAGGTTCTCAAAATTCCGAACCCCAAAGCCAACCGTTACTGCATCAAAAGTGTTGTCATCAAACGGCAAATCTTCGCTGTCCCCAACCACCATTTCTATGGTATCCTGCAGGTTTTTTTCTGAAATTTTTTCTTTTCCCACTTCCAGCATGCCGGGTGAAATATCCAATCCTACAATTTTCTCGGCGCCGGTTTGGGTCATGGCAATGGCCAAGTCTCCGGTTCCCGTAGCAATGTCCAAGATGGTTTTTGGAGATTTTGCCTTGAGTAAGTTTACCATACGTTTACGCCATTTAAGGTCTATTCCAAAGGAAATGACCCTGTTGAGACCGTCATAATTCTTGGAAATGGTATCGAACATTTGGCGGACCTGTTCCTTTTTTCCAAGTTGTGATTCCTTGTAAGGCGTAACTTTTTTTGACATCTATTGAATTTGGTGGCAAATATACAATTTAGCAATATGGCAGGTGTACAAAAATATTTGTGTAATTTTGCCCAGCAATGGGGGAATCTTTCCGTATGTTGTTAAAAATATGTCATTTAGACCACGGTCACTATTCTTTTTATCATTTGTAGCGCACAAATTGAATTTATTCAAGAACACATCTTATTTTAATCGATGAAGATTATAATTGCAGGAGCTGGTGAGGTAGGCTTTCATTTGGCAAAACTATTGTCTTATGAAGCACAGGATATTACATTGATCGATACGGACAAAGAGAGTTTGGCCTATGCGGATACACATTTGGACATTAGGGTACTTCGGGGAGATGCCACTTCCATACAAGTGTTGCGGGATGCCCGAGTGGAATCCTCGGAATTGGTTATTGGCGTAACGGCATCTGAAACTACAAACCTTACCCTTTGTTTTTTGGCAAAACAGTTGGGATGTAAGCGAACTATAGCCCGAATTTCCAACACGGAGTTTATGGACAACCGGGAATCCATACGGTTTGAGGATTTAGGTGTTGATGAACTAATTTCCCCTGAACGATTGGCTGCCATGGAAATCCAGTTGATGCTCAACCAGTCCGCATTTAACGATACGTATGAGTTTGAAGGCGGACTATTGACCATGTTTGGGGTCATTCTTCCCAGAACGGCCCCGTTTGTGGGCAAAATGGTAAAAGAAGCCGCACAGATTTTTCCTGAACTGCATTTTATGCCCATTGCCCTACAGCGGATGGGAACACAATACACGTTGATTCCCAGGGGGGACACCGTTTTCAAAGAAGGAGACCAAGTATACTTCATCACTTCAGATAAGGGAGTGGAAGAACTGTACAAACTCACAGGCATGCAAAAGCAGGATATCAAGAATGTGATGGTTCTGGGCGGAAGTAAAGTAGGGTTTAAAACGGCCAGGGACCTTTGCAATAAACGGTTCAATGTAAAACTTATTGAAAAAAATAAGGAAAAGGCATTTGATATTGCCGATGAACTTCCCCATGCCTTGGTCATTAATGGAGATGGGCGAAACGTGGAACTGCTGGAAGAAGAGAATCTGGAATCCATGGATGCCTTTATTGCCGTTACAGGAAATTCAGAGACCAACATTATGTCTTGTTTGGTGGCAAAGTCCAAAAAGATAAAAAAGACCATCGCTTTGGTGGAGAACATGGACTACTTTCAGCTGTCGCATTCCATTGGGGTGGATACGCTCATCAATAAAAAACTACTAGCGGCAAACAGTATCTTTAGATATATCCGAAAAGGGGAGGTGTTGGCCTTGACCCGATTGAACAACCTCAATGCAGAGATCTTGGAATTTGAGGTGAAGGCATCCTCGTTGGTAAATGGCGAATTGATCAGGGAGTTGAATTTTCCTAGGGAGGCCAGCATTGGCGGGGTCATCAGAAATGGAGAGGGAATCATTGCTCTAGGGGACTTTAGGATTGCTGAAGGCGACAAAGTAGTGGTCTGTTGCTTGCCCAAAGCTATCCCAAGGATAGAAAAGTTGTTCCTGTAATGAAACTCAATACACGAATCATCATCCATATTTTGGGACTGTTGCTCTTGTGCAATGGCTCTTTTATGCTTTTGGCCGCATTTGCCAGTGGCATTTACAAGGATGGTGCAACCTTGGATATTACACTTGCTGCCATTGTAACCATGCTTTTTGGGATGATGGCCATGTTCTACACACGTGGGCACAAAAAAGAAGTAAAACGACGGGAAGGTTATATTGTAGTGACTTTTGGGTGGATTGTGATGTCCATTTCAGGAATGTTGCCCTACTTGTTTTCAGGGACCATTCCTTCTATTACCGATGCATTTTTCGAGACTATTTCCGGATATACCACAACGGGAGCTTCCATTTTAAACGATATTGAATCGCTTCCAGAAGGCATTTTGCTCTGGAGGAGCCTTACCCATTGGATCGGGGGAATGGGTATCATTGTACTGGCCATAGCCATATTGCCATTGTTGGGTATTGGGGGGATGCAGTTGTTTGCTGCTGAAGCTCCAGGCCCTGGCGGGGATAAATTGCACCCAAGGATTACAGACACTGCAAAACGGTTGTGGTTGATTTACTTTGGATATACGGTGGCAGAGACTGTTTTGCTAAAAGTGGCCGGAATGACTTTTTTTGATGCCATCAACCACTCCTTGGCCACAATGTCAACCGGAGGTTTTTCCACAAAAAATGCCAGTTTGGCCTATTGGAACGATCAACCTATGATCCAATACATCACCATCCTTTTTATGTTCTTGGCGGGAAGCAATTTCGTACTCAGCTATTTTGCCTTTACCAAAAGGGTGCAACGCATTTTAAAAGATGAAGAGTTCAAGTACTATTTCGGTTTTGTGGTCATTTTTTCCGCATTGGTTGCCTTAGCGATATTTTATAAGGCCAATGTGGGAGTGTCAGAATTTCACCCGATGGTCTGGGGAGAAGCGGAAAGTGCCTTTAGGCATGCCCTTTTTCAAGTGGTGGCCGTGATCACCACAACAGGTTTTGTAACGGCGGATTTTACCTCGTGGACACCTTTTTTGACCGTGTTTTTCTTTGGGTTGATGTTTTTAGGGGGGTCTGCTGGCTCAACTGCGGGAGGAATTAAAGTGATGCGGCATTTGATCATCATCAAAAATGGTATTTTGGAATTTAAGCGAACCCTGCACCCGAATGCCGTTATTCCCGTTCGATATA
Encoded here:
- a CDS encoding RNA methyltransferase, with amino-acid sequence MVTKNQIKLVVSLKQKKYRSQHGLFVVEGEKTVNELLQWGLKPFKLFVDDSLNAEGFKGYELVSKTLLKQMSSLTNPSGVLGVFFMPEAKKNEDSDWMVALDAVRDPGNLGTIIRLCDWFGVKQLICSEDTVDCYNPKVLQATMGSIARVNIIYTNLEAYLKNTTVSVYGAFMDGEPVYDQKLPSNGILVMGNEANGISKEVSALITERISIPQFGEITTESLNVATATAILLNEVRR
- a CDS encoding DUF6326 family protein, which translates into the protein MLIDPKINVKIRLALFWIALMFLYIYNDILSLYQPGHVKELAEGYSQGMRFTQPILLGAAILMVLPGLMVLLCVTLKARANRLVNIIIGMFHILVLIATQFIGEQDLWFYWRFYELLELILLFLIIRLAWKWPSTE
- a CDS encoding porin family protein, with translation MKNVFLLFSLLVLACSTSLAQLSDDRILNLQNEDKRFLNWGYYLGFNQYDFQFEYKNDIGRDVLVDKSFGFNVGLIGEMRINEFLDTRFEPGLLYTARTLGFPGFTDQADALREVRSTYIRFPLLLKASTKRFGNWKPFIIGGVYTSLNLGSKEDSLDDNSSGEFRMKKNVYGYELGFGIDFYTEYFKFTPSIRGVFALSDELVPDDDPNSPWTGNINAMRTRGIFINFTFE
- the ubiE gene encoding bifunctional demethylmenaquinone methyltransferase/2-methoxy-6-polyprenyl-1,4-benzoquinol methylase UbiE, translating into MSKKVTPYKESQLGKKEQVRQMFDTISKNYDGLNRVISFGIDLKWRKRMVNLLKAKSPKTILDIATGTGDLAIAMTQTGAEKIVGLDISPGMLEVGKEKISEKNLQDTIEMVVGDSEDLPFDDNTFDAVTVGFGVRNFENLEKGLAEIYRVLKPTGTFMVLETSVPTKTPFKQGYRLYCNYILPTIGKLFSKDRSAYRYLSESASVFPHGEAFNNILAKTGFIGIENKPQTFGVASIYVATK
- the trkA gene encoding Trk system potassium transporter TrkA, whose amino-acid sequence is MKIIIAGAGEVGFHLAKLLSYEAQDITLIDTDKESLAYADTHLDIRVLRGDATSIQVLRDARVESSELVIGVTASETTNLTLCFLAKQLGCKRTIARISNTEFMDNRESIRFEDLGVDELISPERLAAMEIQLMLNQSAFNDTYEFEGGLLTMFGVILPRTAPFVGKMVKEAAQIFPELHFMPIALQRMGTQYTLIPRGDTVFKEGDQVYFITSDKGVEELYKLTGMQKQDIKNVMVLGGSKVGFKTARDLCNKRFNVKLIEKNKEKAFDIADELPHALVINGDGRNVELLEEENLESMDAFIAVTGNSETNIMSCLVAKSKKIKKTIALVENMDYFQLSHSIGVDTLINKKLLAANSIFRYIRKGEVLALTRLNNLNAEILEFEVKASSLVNGELIRELNFPREASIGGVIRNGEGIIALGDFRIAEGDKVVVCCLPKAIPRIEKLFL
- a CDS encoding TrkH family potassium uptake protein yields the protein MKLNTRIIIHILGLLLLCNGSFMLLAAFASGIYKDGATLDITLAAIVTMLFGMMAMFYTRGHKKEVKRREGYIVVTFGWIVMSISGMLPYLFSGTIPSITDAFFETISGYTTTGASILNDIESLPEGILLWRSLTHWIGGMGIIVLAIAILPLLGIGGMQLFAAEAPGPGGDKLHPRITDTAKRLWLIYFGYTVAETVLLKVAGMTFFDAINHSLATMSTGGFSTKNASLAYWNDQPMIQYITILFMFLAGSNFVLSYFAFTKRVQRILKDEEFKYYFGFVVIFSALVALAIFYKANVGVSEFHPMVWGEAESAFRHALFQVVAVITTTGFVTADFTSWTPFLTVFFFGLMFLGGSAGSTAGGIKVMRHLIIIKNGILEFKRTLHPNAVIPVRYNQKTVTEHIVYNVIAFFVLYMLLFIIGSLVLGFLGLDFISAVGGAASSLGNVGPAFGSLNPVSNYDSLPDAGKWWCGFLMLLGRLELFTVLILLTPYFWKKT